Proteins from one Candidatus Methylomirabilota bacterium genomic window:
- the galE gene encoding UDP-glucose 4-epimerase GalE — translation MKVLVTGAGGYIGSVVTEQLVEQGHDVVALDSLLHGFRAAVDPRAHFVQGDLRDGSWLASLLSRSPVDAVVHLAAEALIAESMTDPGRFFTANVIGGLNLLEAMTASGVRRIVFSSTAAVYGEPVSIPIVESAPHAPINSYGESKLAFERMLEWYRRAGRLKYVALRYFNACGATTRCGESHRPETHLIPILLEVALGQRDGIRLFGTDYDTPDGTCIRDYIHVSDIAQAHLLALREVDRIGGQAFNMGNGAGYSNLEVVNTVRRVTGRDIPVAAEGRRPGDPARLIASHDRIRAELGWTPRYPGLGEMVETAWAWRLDHPKGYEA, via the coding sequence GTGAAGGTCCTGGTCACCGGGGCGGGCGGCTACATCGGCAGCGTAGTCACCGAGCAGCTGGTCGAGCAGGGCCACGACGTGGTCGCCCTGGACAGCCTCCTGCACGGTTTTCGCGCGGCCGTAGATCCGCGAGCCCACTTCGTCCAGGGAGATCTTCGCGACGGCTCATGGCTCGCGTCACTACTGTCGCGGAGCCCGGTGGACGCGGTGGTCCATCTGGCCGCGGAAGCGCTGATCGCCGAGTCGATGACGGACCCGGGACGCTTCTTCACCGCCAACGTCATCGGCGGGCTCAACCTGCTGGAGGCCATGACCGCATCCGGAGTGCGGCGCATCGTGTTCTCCTCGACGGCGGCGGTGTACGGGGAGCCGGTGAGCATCCCCATCGTCGAAAGTGCGCCGCACGCGCCGATCAACTCGTACGGCGAGTCCAAGCTCGCCTTCGAGCGGATGCTCGAATGGTATCGTCGCGCCGGCCGCCTGAAGTACGTGGCCCTGCGCTATTTCAACGCGTGCGGGGCGACCACGCGGTGCGGGGAGTCCCACCGGCCCGAGACACATCTCATCCCCATTTTGCTGGAGGTCGCGCTCGGACAGCGGGACGGCATCCGGCTGTTCGGCACCGATTACGACACTCCGGACGGAACCTGTATTCGCGACTACATCCACGTGTCGGATATCGCCCAGGCGCACCTGCTGGCCCTCCGGGAGGTCGATCGGATCGGCGGCCAGGCCTTCAACATGGGCAACGGCGCCGGCTACTCGAATCTGGAGGTCGTGAACACGGTGCGACGGGTGACCGGGCGGGACATTCCGGTCGCGGCGGAGGGCCGGCGGCCGGGAGATCCGGCTCGCCTCATCGCCAGTCACGACCGAATCCGGGCCGAGCTGGGATGGACGCCACGGTATCCTGGCCTCGGCGAGATGGTGGAAACCGCATGGGCGTGGCGCCTCGACCACCCGAAAGGCTACGAGGCATGA
- a CDS encoding HAD-IIIA family hydrolase — MRAAVFLDRDGVIIENRADYVKSWGEVHFLPGAVGALRRLGRTGHAVVLVTNQSAVGRRIITLEEAREINQRVVTEIEAAGGRVDATYLCPHHPDDRCECRKPAPGMFLQAARELDLDLAGSYAIGDATTDMDAARSAGVRGILVLTGRGREQRAGLAAGDHLLCVEDLNAAVDYVLGRAGVRS, encoded by the coding sequence GTGCGGGCCGCGGTATTCCTGGACCGCGACGGCGTCATCATCGAGAACCGGGCGGACTACGTGAAGTCCTGGGGAGAAGTCCACTTCCTGCCCGGGGCGGTCGGGGCCCTCCGGCGGCTCGGGCGCACCGGCCATGCAGTCGTGCTGGTCACGAATCAGTCCGCCGTCGGAAGGAGAATCATCACGTTGGAGGAGGCGCGGGAGATCAACCAGCGTGTGGTCACCGAGATCGAGGCGGCCGGGGGGCGGGTGGACGCCACCTACCTGTGCCCGCATCATCCCGACGACCGGTGCGAGTGCCGGAAGCCCGCGCCGGGGATGTTCCTGCAGGCGGCCCGGGAGCTCGATCTGGACCTGGCCGGCTCGTACGCGATCGGCGACGCCACGACCGACATGGACGCGGCCCGCTCGGCGGGAGTGCGGGGCATCCTGGTCCTGACCGGACGGGGACGTGAGCAGCGGGCCGGCCTGGCCGCGGGCGACCATCTCCTCTGTGTGGAGGATCTGAACGCGGCCGTCGACTACGTCCTCGGGCGAGCGGGAGTCCGGTCGTGA
- a CDS encoding nucleotidyltransferase family protein — protein sequence MKAMILAAGEGTRLRPLTLDRPKPMLPVAGRPLLEHIIAWLRHHDVTRIAMNLHHRPQVVMDHFGSGAGFGVDITYSVEEEILGTAGGAKRLSPFLDETFVLVYGDVLTDFDLGALIDFHRSRPPAPHLSISLYHVPNPWDCGIVGLDERGRILRFVEKPRREDVFSDLASTGVLVVDPELLQYVPAGCFADFGHDVLPALLQSGVPLHGWIIPDSAYLLDVGSPERYAQVQREWPTDAARAFVPAGGGR from the coding sequence ATGAAGGCCATGATCCTGGCGGCGGGAGAGGGCACGCGGCTGCGACCGCTCACGCTCGACCGGCCCAAGCCGATGCTGCCGGTGGCGGGACGGCCCCTGCTGGAGCACATCATCGCCTGGCTGCGCCACCATGACGTCACCCGGATCGCGATGAACCTCCATCACCGTCCTCAGGTCGTGATGGACCATTTCGGAAGCGGCGCGGGCTTCGGCGTCGACATCACCTATTCGGTGGAAGAGGAGATCCTGGGCACCGCCGGCGGCGCCAAGCGCCTGTCGCCGTTTCTGGATGAGACGTTCGTACTGGTCTATGGAGACGTGCTGACCGATTTCGATCTGGGTGCCCTGATCGACTTTCACCGCTCCAGACCGCCGGCGCCTCATCTCAGCATCAGCCTCTACCACGTGCCCAATCCCTGGGATTGCGGCATCGTCGGCCTCGACGAGCGCGGACGGATCCTCAGGTTCGTCGAGAAGCCACGGAGGGAGGACGTCTTCTCGGATCTCGCCAGCACCGGCGTGCTCGTGGTCGATCCCGAGTTGCTGCAGTACGTGCCGGCCGGGTGCTTCGCCGACTTCGGACACGACGTCCTGCCCGCGCTGCTGCAATCCGGGGTGCCGCTTCATGGCTGGATCATTCCGGATTCGGCGTATCTGCTCGACGTCGGATCGCCCGAGCGCTATGCCCAGGTCCAGCGAGAATGGCCGACCGACGCGGCGCGAGCCTTCGTCCCCGCCGGAGGTGGCCGGTAG
- a CDS encoding GHMP kinase — protein sequence MIISRTPLRVSFTGGGSDLPAFYRHEPGAVLSTAIKKYIYITVNRKFDHRIRASYSITEIVDSVDELKHELIREALRVVGVDSGIEITSISDIPSQGTGLGSSSTYTVGLLTALYAYMGQHVGAERLAREACRIEIDVCGKPIGKQDQYIAAYGGLQHIRFNPDESVFVDPVICSPNTKRALQESLLLLYTGVTRSADDILLEQTRNTHDDVGKRDVLRAMVAQTEDLRAALVANDLGGVGEVLHQGWLAKKKLASGITSPRIDEWYERARRHGAIGGKITGAGGGGFLLLYAPPERHRAIREALPELPALPIGCEPQGSKIIYVEENG from the coding sequence ATGATCATTTCGCGCACCCCTCTGCGCGTCAGCTTCACCGGCGGGGGAAGCGATCTGCCCGCCTTCTACCGGCACGAGCCCGGCGCGGTGCTCAGCACCGCGATCAAGAAGTACATCTACATCACGGTGAACCGGAAGTTCGATCATCGCATCCGGGCCAGCTATTCGATTACCGAGATCGTGGATAGCGTGGACGAGCTCAAGCACGAGCTGATCCGGGAGGCCCTCCGGGTGGTGGGAGTGGACAGCGGGATCGAGATCACGTCGATCTCGGACATCCCTTCGCAGGGGACCGGGCTGGGCTCGTCCAGCACCTACACGGTGGGCCTGCTGACCGCGCTCTATGCCTACATGGGTCAGCACGTGGGCGCCGAGCGGCTGGCCCGGGAGGCCTGTCGGATCGAGATCGACGTGTGCGGCAAGCCCATCGGCAAGCAAGACCAGTACATCGCGGCGTACGGCGGGCTGCAGCACATCCGGTTCAACCCGGACGAGAGCGTGTTCGTCGACCCGGTCATCTGCTCCCCGAACACCAAGCGCGCGCTCCAGGAGAGCCTGCTGCTGCTCTACACCGGCGTCACCCGCTCGGCCGACGACATCCTGCTCGAGCAGACCCGGAATACTCACGACGACGTGGGCAAGCGAGACGTCCTGCGTGCCATGGTGGCCCAGACCGAGGACCTACGCGCGGCCCTGGTCGCCAACGACCTCGGAGGGGTCGGCGAAGTGCTGCATCAGGGCTGGCTGGCCAAGAAGAAGCTGGCCAGCGGCATCACCAGCCCGCGGATCGACGAATGGTACGAGCGGGCCCGTCGTCATGGAGCCATCGGAGGGAAGATCACCGGGGCCGGGGGCGGGGGCTTCCTGCTGCTCTACGCACCTCCCGAGCGGCATCGAGCCATCCGAGAGGCGCTGCCCGAGCTGCCCGCGCTGCCCATTGGCTGTGAACCCCAGGGAAGCAAGATCATCTACGTGGAGGAGAACGGATGA